CCGCGCCCGACTCGCAGGGCCCTGACGGTCCCGTGGTCCGTCGCGTTTGCGAGCGCGTTCATCGGTTCATTGAGCCACGTCGCGCTCGACAGCCTCATCTACACGGACATCCGGCCCTTCGCCCCGGTCTCGCAAGCGAACCCGTCGTTGGGGCTCATTCCTTCCTCAGCGGTCTACGATCTCAGCATGGTCGCCGGCCTCCTCGGCGCGGTGATCTTCTTCGCTGTGACGTTCCTGCGCTCCAGGCATAACCAGGGCGTCAACCCGACAACGCCGTGTGAGGTAGACTCGGGCAGGGATCGGGCGTAGGCGTTGCGGGTTACGCCCAAGAGCGTTAGCCGCACAACCATATGTGGTACCATATGCACTACCTAAGGAGGTACCACAAATGAGCGCGATGCCCAACATCATCCCCATCAGTGAGCTTCGCCAAGACGCGTCGGCGATCGTCAAGCGCGCGTCAACTTCCGGAGATCCTGTCTTCATCACGCAGCACGGACGAGCGTCTGCTGTCCTTGTCAGCGCAGGGACATACGAGCGAACGCAGCGCGAGCTTGAGATTCTGAGAATCCTCGCCCAGGGTGAGGCCGATATCGAGGCCGGTGCCGGATTCGACCTCGACGTGGTGATGGCAGAAGCAGACGAGCTTCTGGATGCGCCGTGAGTGTCAGTCGCAAGGTCCGCTTCACTCCACCTGCTCGGGCGCAGTGGCTCTCGGCGCTCGCCTACATCCGAGCCGACAGGCCCTCGGCGGCGCGCGGCTTCAAGGAGCGAGCGAACCATGACCTCTCACGATTGATCGAGTTCCCCGGCTCGGGCCGCGTGATTCCGGAGTTCCCGGCTCTCGGATTCCGCGAGGTCCTGGTCGACTCATACCGGTTCTTCTACCGGGACAAAGCCGACACTGTGTGGGTGGTGGGCGTGTGGCATGACGCCCAGATCCCGGCTGAGCCGCAGGAGCCGGTTGGCGGCTAACCCTGGCGTCGAGCAGACTCGGCGCCTTAGTGAGGTAGACTCGGGCTGGAAGCGCGCGTGGGCGCCTCGCAGCTCACGCCAAAGAACGTTAGTGAGACTCTCGACGACTACTTGGGGGAGTCATGGCGAACAGAGGTGGGTTCTCCTGGAAGCGCGCCACGGGTGTTACCCGGGCGAAGTCCGGAATCTCGCGAGCGACCGGCATCCCTCTGACCAAGAGCGGACGCCAGCGCAAGGTGGGCAAGATGATCACCGGCGGAGGGTGCCTCATGCCCACACTGCTGCTAGCACTCATGACCTGCGTCGTTGCGCTTGCCCTCGGGTAGGGACGCGTGGGCATCCGAAGGCGCGTGTGGGAGGTAGTCGAGGTCGCTGGCGATGGCGACAGGGTCAGCCGTGCCTTCGACGTTTCGATTCTGTCGCTCATCTTCCTGAACGTGCTGGCAGTGGTCTTCGGCTCGGTTGAGTCGATTCACGCTCGGTGGGGCGCGGTCCTTGACGGCTTCGAAGTGTTCTCCGTAGCCGTGTTCACCGCAGAGTACGTGGCGCGGCTGTGGTCTTGCACGGTGGACTCTCGATTCGAGGGTGGTATTCGCGGTCGGCTTCACTTCGCTCTGAAGCCCCTGTCGCTGATCGATCTGGCAGCAGTTGCGCCATTCTACCTGCCGTTCGTCGGAGTTGACTTGCGCTCTCTGCGGGCGCTGAGGCTGCTGCGGCTGGCGCGTGTGGCGAAGGTCGGCAGGTACTACTCCTCACTGGCCCTCATCAAGCGGGTGTTCCGCGCCAAGAAGGAGGAACTGGTCCTTACTACCGTGCTCATGGGACTCCTTCTGATCATCTCTTCAAGCCTGCTCTACTACGTGGAGAACCCCGCTCAACCGGAGGTCTTCTCCAGCATCCCTGCGACCATGTGGTGGGCGATCGCCACCCTGACTACGGTGGGGTATGGGGACATGTATCCAGTCACCGTTCTCGGCAAAGTGCTCGCCGGCAGCATAGCGGTCTTGGGAATCGGGATGTTCGCACTGCCCACTGGGATTATCGGAGCCGGTTTCGTCGAGGAGATCCAGAAGTCCAAGCAGTCATGTGAGCGCTGTCCGCACTGTGGTCGAGAGCTCACTAACCCGGGCGTCAACCCGACAACGCCGCGTCAGGTAGACTCGGGCAGGGACCGGGCGTAGGCGTTGCGGGTTACGCCCAAGAGCGTTGGGCAGACAGGAGAATCGTGGACGAGCTAGGACCTGCGACACTCGGCGAAGAGGCGATGCGTCTCGATGAGCGACGCTTTCGTGTGGTCGCGATCATCGCTGCGCTGGTCGCGCTACCTTTCGTGCTCGTCCACGTCATCATCACGCTGACGGTGATGCCCCAGCTGGCATCCTTCTCGGCGGAAATGGGCGGCACTTTGCCCGGGGCTGTCGAGCTGACACTCACCTTGAGCCGCAACGGCCTGTTGTCGCTGATCTTCGTCGTCGTCGATGTGGCTATCTTCGCGTTGATGTACCGGTTGGCGAAGAAGTATTGGATCGGGCTGTTGTTCGTCCCGGTAGTGGCGTACCTCGCGATCTCATCGCTGCTCGTCCCGCTGCTCTACATGCCGTTGTTCTCGTCAATCACGCAGATCCAGTAGTGCTAAGCGGCGAGCAGATGGAAGGTGCAATGTGAACGTGACATTTGATCCCCAGGCCGCGGCCACTGCGGGCATTGGACTGGGCTCTGTCCTCGCGGTCGTTTGCTCGTGGCAGCGCAATCGGTCCATTCTGTGGGCGATCCTTCACAGCTGGTTCTCATGGGTGTACGTCATCTGGTTCGCCGCGACTCGGCGGCCGGATGAGAAGAAGTCCGCTCACTAGGCTGGCCTGCTGCCCAACAAGCGCATCAACACGACGCGCAGAAGCGCGTCGTCGCTTCGCGGCGTAAGGTACTGGCGCGCGCGTTATGCGCAACACGTTAGCCGTAGCCATCGTCGATGCGCACCTACTTGCAGACGTCAGACACCAGGGCTGCGGGATCAACCTGGAGAGCACGAGACAGGCGCTCGACCGTCTTGATTGTGGCGTTGCGACGCCCCGCCTCACAGCTACTCACGTATGTGCGATCGAGGCCTGCGATGTGCGCAAGCTGTTCCTGAGACAAGCCGCGCTCCTCGCGAAGCGAGCGCAAGCGTCGTCCAAAGGCCGCGCAGCATGGGTCCGGCGTGGGCTTCTCCATGCTTGAAGTGAAGGTCCCTGTTGACCATGGGTCTACGGAC
This window of the Clostridiales bacterium genome carries:
- a CDS encoding DUF4184 family protein — encoded protein: MPFTPYHMGPGILVKSLLRGSFSLMVFGWTQVIMDTQPLVVMLTNRGTLHGFTHTYAAAVAIALFAAVSGKYLAQVALRLGPRPTRRALTVPWSVAFASAFIGSLSHVALDSLIYTDIRPFAPVSQANPSLGLIPSSAVYDLSMVAGLLGAVIFFAVTFLRSRHNQGVNPTTPCEVDSGRDRA
- a CDS encoding type II toxin-antitoxin system Phd/YefM family antitoxin produces the protein MSAMPNIIPISELRQDASAIVKRASTSGDPVFITQHGRASAVLVSAGTYERTQRELEILRILAQGEADIEAGAGFDLDVVMAEADELLDAP
- a CDS encoding type II toxin-antitoxin system RelE/ParE family toxin, encoding MSVSRKVRFTPPARAQWLSALAYIRADRPSAARGFKERANHDLSRLIEFPGSGRVIPEFPALGFREVLVDSYRFFYRDKADTVWVVGVWHDAQIPAEPQEPVGG
- a CDS encoding ion transporter, which encodes MGIRRRVWEVVEVAGDGDRVSRAFDVSILSLIFLNVLAVVFGSVESIHARWGAVLDGFEVFSVAVFTAEYVARLWSCTVDSRFEGGIRGRLHFALKPLSLIDLAAVAPFYLPFVGVDLRSLRALRLLRLARVAKVGRYYSSLALIKRVFRAKKEELVLTTVLMGLLLIISSSLLYYVENPAQPEVFSSIPATMWWAIATLTTVGYGDMYPVTVLGKVLAGSIAVLGIGMFALPTGIIGAGFVEEIQKSKQSCERCPHCGRELTNPGVNPTTPRQVDSGRDRA
- a CDS encoding helix-turn-helix transcriptional regulator; the encoded protein is MEKPTPDPCCAAFGRRLRSLREERGLSQEQLAHIAGLDRTYVSSCEAGRRNATIKTVERLSRALQVDPAALVSDVCK